A single genomic interval of Granulicella tundricola MP5ACTX9 harbors:
- a CDS encoding biotin transporter BioY, whose translation MQTAHPIQAAAPVSFVPRNATLVDKAILAVAGSVFVAICAHVSVPLWFTPVPLTLGNMAVILVGLCLGPSTAFAAMVLYLCEGAMGMPVFNPGGPAGMAHLMGPNAGYLFAYPVAAAVAGYLAKAISLRGSKYVAGIVGSVAGTALVIACGVSWLASLLHLNAAMAFKLGAAPFLPGEVIKVAAAAGIYSAIARWRKA comes from the coding sequence ATGCAGACTGCTCATCCGATCCAGGCCGCCGCTCCGGTCAGCTTCGTTCCACGTAACGCAACCCTGGTCGATAAGGCCATCCTTGCCGTAGCCGGATCGGTCTTCGTCGCCATCTGCGCACATGTCTCCGTGCCCCTCTGGTTCACACCTGTACCCCTGACCTTGGGCAACATGGCCGTCATCCTCGTCGGCCTCTGCCTCGGACCCTCCACCGCCTTCGCCGCAATGGTCCTCTACCTCTGCGAGGGAGCGATGGGCATGCCCGTCTTCAACCCCGGCGGACCGGCCGGCATGGCGCATCTCATGGGTCCCAACGCAGGCTACCTCTTCGCCTACCCCGTCGCCGCGGCAGTGGCAGGTTATCTCGCCAAGGCCATCAGCCTGCGCGGCTCAAAGTATGTGGCCGGAATTGTTGGCAGCGTCGCTGGGACCGCACTCGTGATCGCCTGCGGCGTCTCCTGGCTCGCTTCGCTCCTGCATCTCAACGCTGCAATGGCATTCAAGCTGGGTGCCGCTCCCTTTCTGCCCGGTGAGGTGATCAAGGTCGCCGCAGCCGCTGGAATCTATAGCGCCATCGCACGCTGGCGCAAGGCTTAA
- a CDS encoding menaquinone biosynthesis family protein produces MSVALPTIQEIHVAHSPDSDDAFMFYGLATQKVRVPGFKFTHNLTDIETLNHKAIKEAIYDVTAISFHAYPYMQENYALMATGSSFGEGYGPMLVSTKKYTIDQVKKLRIAIPGTLTSAFLTLKLFCPEIETAVVDFDKIIPAVVAGEYDAGLLIHEGQLTYAHDGLVKILDLGQWWRDLTGLPLPLGGNAIRRSLGPEVMLSTAHAVRDSIQHALDNREAALSYAMQFARDLDPNLASRYVGMYVNDRTIDMGEDGREAIRRILGMGYERGIIPIESKVDFIG; encoded by the coding sequence ATGTCTGTTGCTCTTCCCACGATTCAAGAGATCCACGTTGCCCATAGCCCCGACTCCGACGATGCCTTCATGTTCTACGGCCTCGCCACCCAGAAGGTGCGGGTCCCCGGCTTCAAGTTCACCCACAACCTCACCGATATCGAGACCCTGAACCACAAGGCCATCAAGGAAGCGATCTACGACGTCACCGCCATCAGCTTTCACGCCTACCCGTACATGCAGGAGAACTACGCATTGATGGCGACCGGCTCCAGCTTCGGCGAAGGCTATGGCCCCATGCTGGTGTCCACAAAGAAATACACGATTGATCAGGTGAAGAAGCTGCGGATCGCGATCCCCGGCACCCTCACCAGCGCGTTTCTGACCCTCAAGCTCTTCTGCCCTGAGATCGAAACAGCCGTAGTCGACTTCGACAAGATCATCCCAGCAGTCGTAGCAGGCGAGTACGACGCCGGCCTCCTCATCCACGAGGGCCAACTCACCTACGCCCACGACGGCCTGGTCAAGATCCTCGACCTCGGCCAGTGGTGGCGCGACCTGACCGGTCTCCCCCTGCCCCTGGGCGGCAACGCAATCCGCCGCTCGCTCGGCCCGGAGGTCATGCTGTCAACGGCTCACGCGGTGCGCGATTCGATTCAGCACGCCCTCGATAACCGTGAGGCAGCCTTGAGCTACGCCATGCAGTTCGCGCGCGATCTCGATCCCAATCTCGCCAGCCGCTACGTCGGAATGTATGTCAACGACCGCACCATCGACATGGGGGAGGACGGCCGCGAGGCCATCCGCCGCATCCTTGGCATGGGCTACGAACGCGGCATCATTCCAATCGAATCGAAGGTCGATTTTATCGGCTGA
- a CDS encoding FtsB family cell division protein, with product MALFKKARGKGIGSLATSLFNQRRRVATFAAAGLAVAVGYHVVFGHNGLTVYEQKRQETISLDRQLNDLNRDNDRLQGHVDRLQSDPNAIEHQAREELHYTRPGEVIITLPPDPKKP from the coding sequence ATGGCACTCTTCAAAAAAGCTCGCGGCAAAGGCATCGGCTCACTCGCCACCAGCCTGTTCAATCAGCGCCGCCGCGTTGCCACGTTTGCTGCGGCCGGTCTCGCCGTAGCCGTCGGCTACCACGTCGTCTTCGGCCACAACGGCCTGACGGTCTATGAGCAGAAGCGTCAGGAGACCATCTCCCTGGACCGCCAGCTCAACGACCTCAACCGCGACAACGACCGCCTCCAGGGCCACGTAGACCGTCTCCAGTCCGACCCCAACGCCATCGAGCACCAGGCCCGGGAGGAGCTCCACTACACCCGCCCCGGCGAGGTCATCATCACCCTCCCCCCCGACCCCAAAAAACCGTAA
- a CDS encoding alpha/beta hydrolase, producing MPISLLDRKPPPADHRIPYGPHPLQFGDLRLPTTHPAPVVVFLHGGWWKAAYDLEYGGHLCAALKSRGIATWSLEYRRVGDVGGGWPGTFQDVALGFDHLTELAMTYPLDLGRVVVAGHSAGGHLAYWLAGRPHVPVGSPVAGRGLGMKGVVGLAGAVDLRMTIDLAGWFTFAHDKDEVISFMGGGQGEVPERYRAGNPGDLLPLNVPQMLLQGTEDDQIPPQLPVRWAERGRKMGEAVAVQMIPGADHFDVCDPESKAWPTVLAAIEKVLL from the coding sequence GTGCCCATCTCGCTGCTGGACCGCAAACCTCCGCCAGCCGACCACCGCATCCCCTACGGCCCCCACCCCCTCCAGTTCGGCGACCTCCGCCTCCCCACCACACACCCTGCCCCAGTAGTGGTCTTCCTCCACGGCGGCTGGTGGAAGGCGGCGTATGACCTGGAGTACGGGGGGCACCTCTGTGCCGCCCTCAAGTCCCGTGGCATCGCCACCTGGTCTCTGGAGTACCGGCGAGTTGGGGATGTGGGCGGGGGGTGGCCCGGCACATTCCAGGACGTAGCCCTCGGCTTCGATCATCTGACTGAACTTGCGATGACCTATCCGCTGGACCTTGGGCGGGTGGTGGTGGCGGGGCACTCGGCAGGGGGGCACCTGGCCTACTGGCTGGCCGGCCGGCCGCATGTGCCGGTGGGGAGTCCGGTGGCGGGGCGGGGTTTGGGGATGAAGGGTGTGGTGGGGCTGGCGGGGGCAGTGGATCTGCGGATGACCATCGATCTGGCGGGGTGGTTCACCTTTGCTCATGACAAGGATGAGGTGATTTCGTTTATGGGTGGGGGGCAGGGGGAGGTGCCGGAGCGGTACCGGGCTGGGAACCCGGGGGACCTGCTGCCGCTGAACGTGCCCCAGATGCTGTTGCAGGGGACCGAGGACGACCAGATTCCGCCGCAGTTGCCGGTGCGGTGGGCGGAGCGGGGGCGGAAGATGGGTGAGGCGGTTGCGGTGCAGATGATTCCGGGGGCGGACCACTTCGACGTGTGCGATCCGGAGAGTAAGGCATGGCCGACGGTGCTGGCGGCAATCGAGAAGGTGCTGCTGTAG
- a CDS encoding flavin reductase family protein, with translation MVFDVATTDKKKIYNLLIGLVAPRPIALVTSRNEDGGINAAPFSAYNYLSIDPPIVALGVADRPAGDPAPKDTARNIRRTGEFVVNVTTEDLLRQMNICATDFPAEVSEIEMAGLETAESSVVSVPRIKSAHAALECVEHTTLQIGRSRIILGRVVAMYVEDQFVDPAGPYIKAEELHAIGRMNGLGSYVRTEGSFLHQPRIPYSEWVKGKR, from the coding sequence ATGGTTTTCGATGTTGCGACTACGGACAAGAAGAAGATTTATAACCTGCTGATCGGGCTGGTGGCACCCCGGCCTATCGCGCTGGTGACGAGCCGGAATGAGGATGGCGGCATCAATGCTGCGCCGTTCAGTGCTTACAACTACCTTTCGATCGATCCGCCGATTGTGGCTTTAGGCGTGGCGGACCGGCCGGCGGGGGACCCGGCGCCTAAGGATACGGCTCGGAATATCCGGCGGACGGGGGAGTTCGTGGTGAATGTGACCACCGAGGACCTGCTCCGGCAGATGAACATCTGTGCCACGGACTTTCCCGCGGAGGTGAGCGAGATCGAGATGGCGGGGCTGGAGACGGCGGAGTCCTCCGTGGTGAGTGTGCCGCGCATCAAGTCGGCTCATGCGGCGCTGGAGTGCGTGGAGCATACGACGCTTCAGATTGGGCGGTCGCGGATCATTCTTGGCCGGGTGGTGGCGATGTATGTGGAGGATCAGTTTGTCGATCCGGCTGGCCCCTACATCAAGGCTGAGGAGTTGCATGCGATTGGACGGATGAACGGGCTGGGGTCGTATGTTCGGACCGAGGGCTCGTTTCTGCATCAACCGAGGATTCCTTACTCGGAGTGGGTGAAGGGGAAACGGTAG
- a CDS encoding ABC transporter ATP-binding protein — protein MPPTLPNPAPENAPDTTPIVAFHDVSIAFDSDRPILNKISFEVARGQTLIILGPAGCGKSVLVKLVDGLMKPDSGSIKVFGEELTTMRERDVYTLRKRIGMVFQESALFDSMNVEDNVAYRFNEAGMDPSESHKKVEEVLNFVELPKAISKFPSELSGGMRRRVSIARAIITNPDLILYDSPTGGLDPITSTTIVELVIKQRDVSHTTSLLITHRLQDAFTLATHRWNVNDNKMEPIPRNEMDNGIDDSTQFLVLNEGTVVYHGNTQGLVHSEDPWLKDYLS, from the coding sequence ATGCCCCCAACTCTCCCCAACCCGGCCCCCGAAAACGCCCCCGACACCACCCCCATCGTCGCCTTCCACGACGTCTCCATCGCCTTCGACTCCGACCGCCCCATCCTCAACAAGATCTCCTTCGAGGTCGCCCGCGGCCAGACCCTCATCATCCTCGGCCCCGCAGGCTGCGGAAAGTCCGTCCTCGTGAAGCTCGTCGACGGCCTCATGAAGCCCGACTCAGGCTCCATTAAGGTCTTCGGCGAAGAACTCACCACCATGCGCGAGCGCGACGTCTACACCCTCCGCAAGCGCATCGGCATGGTCTTCCAGGAGTCCGCCCTCTTCGACTCCATGAACGTGGAAGACAACGTAGCCTACCGTTTCAACGAAGCCGGCATGGACCCCTCAGAGTCCCACAAGAAGGTGGAAGAGGTCCTCAACTTCGTAGAGCTCCCCAAGGCCATCTCCAAGTTCCCCTCCGAGCTCTCCGGGGGCATGCGCCGCCGCGTCTCCATCGCCCGCGCCATCATCACCAACCCCGACCTCATCCTCTACGACTCCCCCACCGGCGGACTAGACCCCATCACCAGCACCACCATCGTCGAGCTCGTCATCAAGCAGCGCGACGTCTCCCACACCACCTCCCTCCTCATCACCCACCGCCTCCAGGACGCCTTCACCCTCGCCACCCATCGCTGGAACGTGAACGACAACAAGATGGAACCCATCCCCAGGAACGAGATGGACAACGGCATCGACGACAGCACCCAGTTCCTCGTCCTCAACGAGGGCACCGTCGTCTACCACGGCAACACCCAAGGCCTCGTCCACTCCGAAGACCCCTGGCTCAAGGACTACCTCTCCTAA
- a CDS encoding MlaE family ABC transporter permease → MPFGSPESFLKDKVTAIQDYSLLAGRGVANLFSPPVYWDDIFTQMDSIGVGSLPIVVLTGFFTGCVLALQSATALKQFGSISLTGSLVALSMVKELGPVLTGLMVSGRNASGMASELGSMMVTEQIDAMRALGTDPIRKLVTPRIIATVVMLFFLTILSDAVGIAGGALVSVTILGLNLSSYLHTSYQSLLYGDVVQGLTKPLFSAFIIATVGCFFGLKTKGGTQGVGKATTQAVVYSSVFIIVVDFLVSRLMIGLFGR, encoded by the coding sequence ATGCCCTTTGGATCACCAGAAAGCTTCCTCAAAGACAAGGTCACCGCCATCCAGGACTACTCCCTCCTGGCCGGCCGCGGTGTCGCCAACCTCTTCTCCCCACCCGTCTACTGGGACGACATATTCACCCAGATGGACTCCATCGGCGTCGGCTCCCTGCCCATCGTCGTCCTCACCGGATTCTTCACCGGCTGCGTCCTCGCCCTGCAGTCCGCCACCGCGCTCAAGCAGTTCGGCTCCATCTCCCTCACCGGCTCCCTCGTCGCCCTCTCCATGGTCAAGGAGCTAGGCCCCGTCTTGACCGGTCTCATGGTCTCCGGCCGCAACGCCTCCGGCATGGCCTCAGAGCTAGGCTCCATGATGGTCACAGAGCAGATCGACGCCATGCGCGCCCTCGGCACAGACCCCATCCGCAAGCTCGTCACCCCTCGCATCATCGCCACCGTCGTCATGCTCTTCTTCCTGACGATCCTCTCGGACGCCGTAGGCATCGCCGGCGGGGCACTCGTCTCCGTCACCATCCTCGGCCTCAACCTAAGCTCGTATCTCCACACCTCCTACCAGTCCCTCCTCTATGGAGACGTAGTCCAGGGCCTCACCAAACCCCTCTTCTCCGCCTTCATCATCGCCACCGTAGGCTGCTTCTTCGGCCTCAAAACCAAGGGCGGAACCCAGGGCGTAGGCAAAGCCACCACCCAAGCCGTCGTCTATTCCTCCGTCTTCATCATCGTCGTAGACTTCCTCGTCAGCCGCCTTATGATCGGCCTCTTCGGTAGGTAG